TCTCTATGGCCATTGGGCCCGCCAAGGCTTGAGAGTTGGACCACGTACTGTCGGTCTTGATTCCGGGTGTGTTTATGGTGGGGGGCTTAGCGGGATGTGGTATCCAAGTCGCGAAATTGTTCAGGTTTCCAGCTAAATAAAAATTCAACGTAACTTCCTGGCCTGAGGTCGGTTTAAAAAGACGAAGCTTTAAGCCTCTATTTTTAACGTTCTCATAAGCTGCGCCATGGAAGAAGAAACGATGGATATAACCTTGGATATAGCAAGCTCAGTAGGCTTGTCACCGGCATCGCACATTCATGATTTGTCTCTACTCGAGAGTGCGCAGGGCGGTTGTGGTTCAGCCTTTCGTCAACTCGTGGAACCACATTTGGAAATGTTGCACCGCATAGCCTATCGAGCATGTGGGCAGACTGAACTGGCAGAAGATGCAGTTCAGGAAACCTTGGCTTTGGCATATGAGAGGCTAGGGGAATACCGCCCCGAGGCGCCGTTTAAATCGTTTCTCGCTGCCGTCGCTGTTCGCCGGGCAAAAACGCTTCTGCGTTCGGAGTCCAGGCGTCGTGTGCGGGAGGCAAAGAGTCGACCGGCCATGAACCTGTGTTCCCCAGATGATATCCTAGCAGGAGACCAAGCAGCCGCCATTATCCGAAGCGCATTACGGAAAATGCCACGTAAGCGTCGTGACGTTGTCATGCTTAGACTGGATGCAGGCTTAAGCTACCGAGAGATTTCTGAAGTAAAGAACATGAGTGAGGGCTCGGCGAGAGTTTTGGTTCACATGGGTATTAAACAAATTAAAGATGTTATGCAGAAAGCCTCAACCAGCTTTTAACGCAGGTGTGAGAAGGAAGTTAGTAGCGATGTTGGATGAGCAGGTAGAGCATGAGATGCAACATCTATTCGACGAAACTGCTTTAACTTTATCGCATCAACGCTCCCAAAGCTTAGGACGATTTGCCGCTCAGATACCTCAGAAGCCGACGGTATGGATGAACCCATGGCTTAGACATGCGACCGGGCTAACATGCATGGCCCTTGCATTTGCTCTTTTCGGTGGAACGGAAATGAACAACGACAGGCCTGTTGTCTTTTCAGACGAGCGCAGTTTCGCGATCCAAGTTGATCTGATCAACATCGTTAAGCAGAGTTCGAGTACAGATGAGTGGGAAGGCTACCAAGAGGGTATGGGCTTCGAGCTGTTTAACAGTTCCAGCCCGGTGGAAGCGACGATATTAGAAGGCTCACTGGACGCATTGTTAAAGGAGAATAAACCATGAGAGCAATGATGGCCGGATGCCTGACTTTTTTATGTCTCTTTATGGGATTAGAAACTGCCGAAGCAAAACCCCCTCCCGCACATACAGCTCAGATTC
This sequence is a window from Deltaproteobacteria bacterium. Protein-coding genes within it:
- a CDS encoding sigma-70 family RNA polymerase sigma factor; its protein translation is MDITLDIASSVGLSPASHIHDLSLLESAQGGCGSAFRQLVEPHLEMLHRIAYRACGQTELAEDAVQETLALAYERLGEYRPEAPFKSFLAAVAVRRAKTLLRSESRRRVREAKSRPAMNLCSPDDILAGDQAAAIIRSALRKMPRKRRDVVMLRLDAGLSYREISEVKNMSEGSARVLVHMGIKQIKDVMQKASTSF